A region of the Thermodesulfobacteriota bacterium genome:
CCTCACGGAGGCCCAACTGCCCCCGCCCGGGGCTTCCCTCCTCCTGGACCAGAACCTGCTGCCCTGGCTGGTCCGCTAGGATACCCATGCTGCCTGCCCTGCACCGAAAGGTCCTCCCCCTGTCCGCGCTCCTGGCGGAGATCGCTCCCCGGCGGCGCGCCGGAGAGCGGGTCGTCTTCACCAACGGCTGCTTCGACCTGCTCCACCCGGGGCACGTCACGTACCTGGAGGCGGCCCGGGATCTCGGGGACCTCCTGGTGGTGGGCCTGAACTCCGACGAGAGCGTGCGCCGCCTCAAGGGCCCCGCCCGCCCCATCCTCCCCCAGGCCGACCGGGCCGCCGTGCTCGCGGGGCTGCGCAGCGTGGACTACGTGGTGGTCTTCGAAGAGGACACGCCCCTTCGCCTCATCGAGGCCCTGCTCCCCCACGTGCTCGTCAAGGGCGGGGACTGGGCGGTGGACCGGATCGTGGGGCGGGAAGCCGTGGAAGCGGCGGGCGGCCGGGTGGCGGCGCTACCCTTCGTGGAGGGCCGCTCCACCACCGGCATCGTGGAGCGGGTGCTGGAGCGGTGCGGGCTCGGGCAGGGGCCGTAGGGCTGCGCGCGCCGGGCGCGGGGAGATCCACCCGAGTCGCGCGCTCCCGTCAGCGGTCGCAGCGCACGGCCCCGTAGGCGGCCGGAAAGTCGAAGGGCTTTCCTTCGTGGAAGCCGCGGTGGCACCGGGCACAGACGGCTTCGCCGGGTTTTCGGGCGATGTTGCCGCGGCCCCGGTGGCGGCCCCCCGGACCGTGGCAGGCCTCGCACCCCACCACGGGCTCCAGGCTGGTGCCGGTGGCCCGCTGCACGGTGGAGGCGTGGCAGGCGAGGCACGAGGGGTCGCGGGGGCTTTGCTGCAAGGAGGCGTAGGATCGGGCATGGCGGGTGCGGGCCCACGCCTGGTAGGCGTCGGCGTGGCACTCCCGGCACGAGGTCGAGCCCGCGTGGAGGGGCTCGCTGCCCGGGGCCAGGGCAGCCTCCGGGGCGGCCCTGGGCGCCGGGGACGCCCCCGGCGCGGAAGGACGACCGCCGCCGGCCTGGCCGCGTTGCCACTGCATCTCGAGCTCCCGGTACTCCCGCAGCCACCCCAGCACTCGGGGATCCTCCCCCCCGCGGCCATCCAGCACGACGATCCGGTGGGCGAACACCGCCGTCGCCTGCCCCAGGACCGCCAGGGATGCCTGGGTCTGGGCGATCTCCTGCCCAAGGGCGGCGGCTTCGGAACCCTCCTGCCCGCCCGCCGCCTGCCGACGCAGCTCGTGCAGGCGCGCTTGCAGCACCCCTTCTTGCTGCAGGTCTCGAGGGGCTTGCCACGAGCGCAGGCCCGCCGAGGGCAGATCGAGCACCCCCAGGTAGCGCCCGCGGTCGCCGGCGCGCAGCACCGGGGCATTGCCTGCCACGGGAGGCGTCGGCAGGTACTCGCTGGACCCGCCTCCCACCACCAGGGTCAACTGCGGAAACGCCCTGGCCAGACCCTGCTCTGCCGCGAGCCCCAGGTTCGAGAGGCACACCACGGCCGCGACCTCGGGCAGCAGGGGCAGCACCTCCCCCAGGGCTGCCGCGGGGTCCTCGGTCCGCAGT
Encoded here:
- a CDS encoding multiheme c-type cytochrome; the encoded protein is MAGQPQAEILSTRARLLARAAVADGVAAVNVGRRDLAAGLALLAELGREPGVPWVSTNLRDAAGEYPFPRWRVVPWGDAWVGVVGLLAPNAALDRQLGLRTEDPAAALGEVLPLLPEVAAVVCLSNLGLAAEQGLARAFPQLTLVVGGGSSEYLPTPPVAGNAPVLRAGDRGRYLGVLDLPSAGLRSWQAPRDLQQEGVLQARLHELRRQAAGGQEGSEAAALGQEIAQTQASLAVLGQATAVFAHRIVVLDGRGGEDPRVLGWLREYRELEMQWQRGQAGGGRPSAPGASPAPRAAPEAALAPGSEPLHAGSTSCRECHADAYQAWARTRHARSYASLQQSPRDPSCLACHASTVQRATGTSLEPVVGCEACHGPGGRHRGRGNIARKPGEAVCARCHRGFHEGKPFDFPAAYGAVRCDR
- the rfaE2 gene encoding D-glycero-beta-D-manno-heptose 1-phosphate adenylyltransferase, whose translation is MLPALHRKVLPLSALLAEIAPRRRAGERVVFTNGCFDLLHPGHVTYLEAARDLGDLLVVGLNSDESVRRLKGPARPILPQADRAAVLAGLRSVDYVVVFEEDTPLRLIEALLPHVLVKGGDWAVDRIVGREAVEAAGGRVAALPFVEGRSTTGIVERVLERCGLGQGP